A single window of Vigna radiata var. radiata cultivar VC1973A chromosome 4, Vradiata_ver6, whole genome shotgun sequence DNA harbors:
- the LOC106759064 gene encoding pentatricopeptide repeat-containing protein At2g27610, which produces MTLNATLRAFSNTSTSPILRLGSYQFHCHSNPLLQSHVVALNSETCLRDTDPPIAQQLFDQSPIRDLKRHNRLLYGSFSNEQSQEALHHFVFLCRSNLSPNELSMCYVLDYCAGSSNGTVGEQVHCQCVKCGLVHHVSVGNSIVDMYMKSGNVRDGRRVFDEMGDRNVVSWNSLLTGYSFNGFNDQVWELFCQMQVEGYRPNYYTVSTVIPALAKLSVVAIGMQTHAMVVKLGFDAEKVVCNSLISMLSKSGMLRGARAIFYGMENKDSVSWNSMIAGHVINGQDLEAFEIFNNMQLAGAKPTSATFTSVIKSCVSLKELGLLRVLHCKTLKSGFSTHQKVLTTLMVALTKCKEMDDAFSLFSLMEGVQSVVSWTAMISGYLQNGGTDQAVNLFSQMRSEGVKPNHFTYSAILTVQHIAFISEIHAEVIKTNYEKSSSVGTALLDAYVKMGIINDAVKVFELIEIKDVIAWSAMLAGYAQAGETEEAAKIFHQLTKEGIKPNEFTFCSIINACTAPTASVEQGKQFHAYAIKLRLHNALCVSSSLVTMYAKRGNIDSAHEVFKRQKERDLVSWNSMISGYAQHGQAKKALEVFEEMQKQKLQVDAITFIGVMSACTHAGLVEKGQNYFNAMINDHHVNPTMEHYSCMIDLYSRAGMMEKAMDIINGMPFPPAATVWRIVLAASRVHHNIELGKLAAEKIIALEPEDSAAYVLLSNMYAAAGNWQEKVNVRKLMDKRKVKKEPGYSWIEVKNKTYSFLAGDLSHPLSDHIYSKLSELNTRLRDAGYQPDTNYVFHDIEDEQKETILSHHSERLAIAFGLIATLPGIPLQIVKNLRVCGDCHSFIKLVSLVEQRYIVVRDSNRFHHFKEGLCSCGDYW; this is translated from the coding sequence ATGACTTTGAATGCAACTTTAAGGGCATTCTCCAACACTTCAACCAGCCCAATTCTCAGACTTGGAAGTTACCAATTTCACTGCCACTCCAATCCTCTTTTGCAATCCCATGTTGTTGCCTTAAATTCAGAGACCTGTTTAAGGGACACCGACCCTCCCATTGCACAACAACTGTTCGATCAAAGTCCCATTAGAGACCTCAAACGACATAACCGGCTGCTCTATGGTTCTTTTAGCAATGAACAATCCCAAGAAGCCCTCCACCACTTTGTCTTTCTTTGCCGTTCCAATTTATCCCCTAATGAGTTAAGCATGTGCTATGTTTTGGATTATTGTGCCGGTTCCTCTAACGGGACTGTCGGTGAACAAGTGCATTGTCAGTGTGTGAAATGTGGATTGGTGCACCATGTTAGCGTAGGAAACTCTATTGTTGATATGTACATGAAATCTGGAAATGTTAGAGATGGGAGGAGAGTTTTTGATGAAATGGGTGACAGGAATGTGGTGTCTTGGAATTCCTTGCTCACAGGTTATTCATTTAATGGGTTTAATGATCAGGTGTGGGAGTTGTTTTGTCAGATGCAAGTTGAGGGATATAGGCCTAACTATTATACTGTTTCTACTGTAATTCCAGCTTTGGCCAAGCTGAGTGTGGTTGCTATAGGAATGCAAACTCATGCCATGGTTGTAAAGCTCGGTTTCGATGCAGAAAAAGTAGTGTGCAACTCTCTAATTAGTATGCTTTCAAAGTCAGGGATGCTACGAGGTGCCAGAGCTATTTTTTATGGCATGGAGAACAAGGATTCAGTTTCTTGGAATAGCATGATTGCTGGACATGTGATAAATGGACAAGATTTGGAagcttttgaaatatttaacaaCATGCAACTTGCAGGGGCTAAGCCTACAAGCGCCACATTTACATCTGTTATCAAGTCATGTGTCAGCCTTAAAGAATTGGGTCTGTTAAGAGTGCTGCACTGTAAGACTCTTAAGAGTGGGTTTTCCACTCACCAAAAGGTACTAACAACGCTCATGGTAGCATTAACTAAATGCAAGGAAATGGATGATGCCTTCAGTTTATTCTCCTTGATGGAGGGGGTTCAAAGTGTGGTATCGTGGACTGCCATGATCAGTGGTTACTTGCAGAATGGGGGAACTGACCAGGCTGTGAATTTGTTTTCTCAAATGAGGAGTGAAGGTGTCAAACCCAATCATTTCACTTATTCTGCCATCCTTACTGTGCAACATATTGCTTTTATTTCTGAAATACATGCAGAAGTCATCAAAACTAACTATGAGAAGTCATCTTCGGTGGGAACTGCACTTTTAGATGCTTATGTTAAGATGGGAATTATTAATGATGCTGTTAAAGTTTTTGAACTAATTGAAATCAAGGACGTAATAGCTTGGTCTGCAATGCTGGCGGGATATGCCCAAGCTGGAGAAACTGAAGAAGCTGCTAAAATCTTCCACCAATTAACAAAGGAGGGGATTAAACCAAATGAATTTACCTTTTGCAGCATCATTAATGCCTGTACAGCTCCAACAGCATCAGTAGAGCAAGGAAAACAATTCCATGCTTATGCAATTAAACTGAGATTGCATAATGCTCTGTGTGTAAGTAGTTCCCTTGTTACCATGTATGCAAAGAGAGGCAACATTGATAGTGCACATGAAGTTTTCAAAAGGCAGAAGGAGAGGGACTTGGTTTCATGGAACTCAATGATATCTGGATATGCACAGCATGGTCAGGCAAAGAAAGCATTAGAGGTATTTGAGgagatgcaaaaacaaaaattgcaaGTGGATGCTATAACATTCATTGGTGTCATGTCTGCCTGCACTCATGCTGGCTTAGTAGAAAAAGGTCAAAACTACTTCAATGCAATGATCAATGATCATCACGTTAATCCAACAATGGAGCACTACTCCTGCATGATTGACCTATATAGCAGAGCAGGGATGATGGAAAAAGCCATGGATATCATAAATGGGATGCCATTTCCACCAGCTGCAACCGTCTGGCGCATTGTTTTGGCAGCTTCCCGAGTACACCACAATATAGAGCTTGGGAAACTTGCAGCTGAAAAAATTATTGCACTCGAACCAGAAGACTCAGCTGCATATGTCCTATTATCAAATATGTATGCTGCGGCAGGAAACTGGCAAGAGAAAGTCAATGTGAGAAAACTAATGGATaagagaaaagtgaaaaaagaacCAGGGTACAGTTGGATTGAGGTGAAAAACAAGACTTACTCATTCTTGGCCGGTGATTTGTCGCATCCTTTGTCAGATCATATTTACTCAAAACTTTCAGAGTTAAATACCCGGTTGAGGGATGCAGGTTATCAGCCTGATACAAATTATGTGTTTCATGATATTGAAGATGAACAAAAAGAAACGATTCTTTCTCACCATAGTGAAAGGCTTGCCATTGCCTTTGGCTTAATAGCTACACTTCCTGGAATTCCCCTCCAGATTGTGAAGAATCTTAGAGTTTGTGGAGATTGCCACAGCTTTATTAAGTTAGTATCACTCGTTGAACAGAGATATATTGTTGTTAGAGATTCAAACCGATTTCACCATTTTAAAGAGGGTTTGTGCTCATGTGGGGACTATTGGTGA
- the LOC106759413 gene encoding protein SUPPRESSOR OF K(+) TRANSPORT GROWTH DEFECT 1 isoform X1: MYSNFKEQAIEYVKQAVQEDNAGNYAKAFPLYMNALEYFKTHLKYEKNPKIKEAITQKFTEYLRRAEEIRAVLDDGGPGPASNGDAAVAARPKTKPKDGEGGGDGEDPEQAKLRAGLNSAIVREKPNVKWNDVAGLESAKQALQEAVILPVKFPQFFTGKRRPWRAFLLYGPPGTGKSYLAKAVATEAESTFFSVSSSDLVSKWMGESEKLVSNLFEMARESAPSIIFIDEIDSLCGQRGEGNESEASRRIKTELLVQMQGVGHNDQKVLVLAATNTPYALDQAIRRRFDKRIYIPLPDLKARQHMFKVHLGDTPNNLTESDFEYLASRTEGFSGSDISVCVKDVLFEPVRKTQDAMFFFKNPEGMWIPCGPKQQGSVQTTMQDLATKGLASKILPPPITRTDFEKVLARQRPTVSKSDLDVHERFTKEFGEEG, from the exons ATGTATAGCAATTTCAAGGAGCAGGCGATAGAGTACGTGAAGCAGGCCGTGCAGGAAGACAATGCTGGGAACTACGCGAAAGCGTTTCCTCTCTACATGAACGCCTTGGAGTACTTCAAGACGCATCTCAAGTACGAGAAGAACCCTAAGATCAAGGAAGCCATCACGCAGAAATTCACCGAGTACCTGCGCCGGGCCGAAGAGATTCGAGCCGTCCTCGACGACGGAGGTCCAGGCCCGGCTTCTAACGGGGACGCCGCCGTAGCCGCCAGGCCCAAGACCAAGCCCAAGGATGGTGAAGGTGGCGGCGATGGGGAGGACCCCGAGCAAGCCAAGCTCAGGGCTGGCCTCAACTCGGCCATCGTGAGGGAGAAGCCCAACGTGAAATGGAACGACGTCGCAGGGTTGGAGAGCGCTAAGCAGGCCTTGCAGGAGGCTGTGATTTTGCCTGTGAAGTTCCCTCAGTTCTTTACTG GGAAAAGACGTCCCTGGAGAGCCTTTTTGTTGTATGGACCTCCTGGAACGGGAAAATCTTATTTAGCGAAGGCAGTTGCAACAGAAGCTGAGTCCACATTTTTCAG TGTTTCTTCATCAGACCTTGTTTCAAAGTGGATGGGTGAAAGTGAAAAGCTGGTTTCAAATCTTTTCGAAATGGCTCGAGAAAGTGCCCCATCCATCATATTCATTGATGAAATAGATTCCTTATGTGGTCAGCGTGGGGAAGGCAATGAGAGCGAAGCTTCAAGACGAATTAAAACAGAACTTCTGGTTCAGATGCAG GGTGTAGGGCACAATGATCAGAAAGTTCTTGTTCTTGCAGCAACAAATACACCCTATGCCTTAGACCAG GCAATAAGGCGAAGATTTGATAAGCGCATATATATTCCACTACCAGATTTGAAGGCTCGCCAACACATGTTCAAG GTGCATCTGGGAGATACTCCTAATAACTTGACTGAAAGTGATTTTGAGTACTTGGCTAGCAGGACAGAGGGGTTTTCTGGTTCAGATATCTCTGTTTGT GTAAAAGATGTGTTATTTGAACCTGTTCGCAAAACCCAAGATGCAATGTTCTTCTTTAAAAATCCCGAGGGTATGTGGATCCCGTGTGGACCAAAGCAACAGGGTTCTGTACAAACCACAATGCAGGATCTTGCTACAAAAGGACTTGCTTCTAAG ATCCTTCCACCCCCTATTACGAGGACAGATTTTGAGAAGGTACTCGCGAGACAAAGGCCTACAGTAAGCAAATCCGACCTTGATGTTCACGAGAGATTCACGAAGGAGTTTGGAGAGGAAGGTTAA
- the LOC106759413 gene encoding protein SUPPRESSOR OF K(+) TRANSPORT GROWTH DEFECT 1 isoform X2 has protein sequence MYSNFKEQAIEYVKQAVQEDNAGNYAKAFPLYMNALEYFKTHLKYEKNPKIKEAITQKFTEYLRRAEEIRAVLDDGGPGPASNGDAAVAARPKTKPKDGEGGGDGEDPEQAKLRAGLNSAIVREKPNVKWNDVAGLESAKQALQEAVILPVKFPQFFTGKRRPWRAFLLYGPPGTGKSYLAKAVATEAESTFFR, from the exons ATGTATAGCAATTTCAAGGAGCAGGCGATAGAGTACGTGAAGCAGGCCGTGCAGGAAGACAATGCTGGGAACTACGCGAAAGCGTTTCCTCTCTACATGAACGCCTTGGAGTACTTCAAGACGCATCTCAAGTACGAGAAGAACCCTAAGATCAAGGAAGCCATCACGCAGAAATTCACCGAGTACCTGCGCCGGGCCGAAGAGATTCGAGCCGTCCTCGACGACGGAGGTCCAGGCCCGGCTTCTAACGGGGACGCCGCCGTAGCCGCCAGGCCCAAGACCAAGCCCAAGGATGGTGAAGGTGGCGGCGATGGGGAGGACCCCGAGCAAGCCAAGCTCAGGGCTGGCCTCAACTCGGCCATCGTGAGGGAGAAGCCCAACGTGAAATGGAACGACGTCGCAGGGTTGGAGAGCGCTAAGCAGGCCTTGCAGGAGGCTGTGATTTTGCCTGTGAAGTTCCCTCAGTTCTTTACTG GGAAAAGACGTCCCTGGAGAGCCTTTTTGTTGTATGGACCTCCTGGAACGGGAAAATCTTATTTAGCGAAGGCAGTTGCAACAGAAGCTGAGTCCACATTTTTCAG GTAA
- the LOC106758589 gene encoding zinc finger A20 and AN1 domain-containing stress-associated protein 3, with translation MAEEHRCQAPRLCVNNCGFFGSPATQNLCSKCYRDLQLNEQQSSNAKMVLNQSLVLPAPPAPVSEPSSSKTADPASAVVEEVPRATEEAKAPQQNRCMTCRRRVGLTGFKCRCGMMLCGTHRYPEQHACEFDFKGMGRDQIAKANPVVKGEKLEKI, from the coding sequence ATGGCGGAAGAACACCGATGCCAGGCACCACGCTTGTGCGTCAACAATTGCGGTTTCTTTGGCAGCCCTGCCACGCAGAATCTGTGCTCCAAGTGTTACCGCGATTTGCAACTCAATGAGCAGCAATCTTCCAACGCGAAGATGGTTCTGAATCAGTCTCTCGTTCTTCCGGCGCCTCCGGCGCCGGTTTCTGAACCGTCTTCTTCGAAGACGGCGGATCCGGCTTCTGCTGTGGTTGAGGAAGTGCCACGCGCGACGGAAGAGGCTAAGGCGCCGCAGCAGAACCGCTGTATGACGTGCAGGCGGCGCGTGGGGTTGACGGGGTTCAAGTGCCGGTGCGGGATGATGCTTTGCGGGACGCACCGTTACCCGGAGCAGCACGCGTGCGAGTTCGATTTCAAGGGGATGGGGAGGGACCAGATCGCGAAGGCGAATCCGGTGGTGAAGGGCGAGAAGCTCGAGAAGATCTGA